Genomic window (Cucumis sativus cultivar 9930 chromosome 2, Cucumber_9930_V3, whole genome shotgun sequence):
ATTTCAAACATTAATGATTctgaagaattaaaaagattgattttcaaatcaaaattttttatttttatcattcttaAGCCTATTTCAAGCTTTTTTGgtcaaaaaaatttcaacagaTTTTTAGTTGGGTTGCCTGTCATCACTAAACTTTTGGTTAGAAGAGTGTGAATGGttgatttatatttctatCCTTAATTTTCAGTATATAAACTCACTTTCACGTATTCggtaaaaaaatgttaacatcgtcataattgtttttaaattaatcaaccATAAAACAAAGAGAGGAAAATTCTTACATAAATGccaaatagaaatttaaaatagtattaataataatatttggctgaaaataaaacaactctTTTTTTACTACAAATTAGGTGGAAAGATTTGAGTCCAAGAAGTTCGTCAAATTCGTGGATAGAAGGGGAGACTAAAAggataaatataaagaagtaGCTCTCCAAGTTTCGAATCGAAGTGGAATACTCCAACTCATAGGAAATGGCGTTCAGTTGCTGCTTTTCCGGCAGCCAAATGATTAATCTCCGACGTAACATAATATCAGCACAGTCGTCATCCGACGACCCTGCCGGTAAATCTGCGGCGGAGGAATTCGCACCGCTGGCAGTGACATTTCGGCGGAGGCTAATAGTTGGGATCGGGTCGGCTTCTTTGGTAGCCATCGGCGCAAATTTCGGCGGCGTGACGAGCTTCCTGCTCGGCTTGTCACCGGAAAACAGTCGGCGGTTGAGAGTGGATGTTGTTTATCCAATTGGAGGGTACAGTCGGTGCATTGATCCCAATGAAGGATTTGGTTAgtaatttcttctcttctcacaCATACATAAGTTTTCTTCggataatttgattttttttccttaaaatttATCTTGTGAATGGTGACATAAGTATATTTACATAAACTAGTCTCGATTTAATTACGGTTCAAAAATAATTCTGACCACTATatcttaaaattagtttagtacttttaaagtttttttattgttataatggatcaaataataataataataatttatagaaacatgatcataaatacaaattcaacaaaatatttaaaatatagaaatttttgctataatttgtaaatttataaattaaaaattatattttattaacatgTTACTGATATTTACAGTGAAAGGATGTTTGAAAAAGTGCGAACTGAAAATACCAACGTTAAATTGgaacatttgaatatatagattaaaatttgaatttttggaaGTATAAAAATTCTAATACTAAAATTTAGGTCCAACTGACTTTTGTAACCACGCTTTGCTTAATTATCATCGTGCACTGCCTAAGTATTTAAAGAATGTCCAGAGTTCATATACCCATCGAGTTGGGTAGGAGACCAGAGATTGCTTTATCGGGCAGCTGAAAAGTTGGAATATGAACGATCACTGGACCCTCCACCCTTGACCGATTCCACCATGGATCGTCGTCGTCGAAATGTTAACGAGCCAGTGGTTGCATTTGGTCCTCCAGGTTCGAGTGGAGAGCTCAATGTTAGCGTCATTGTGTCCCCAGTACCTCTTGATTTTTCGTAAGTTAT
Coding sequences:
- the LOC101213445 gene encoding psbP domain-containing protein 7, chloroplastic, whose amino-acid sequence is MAFSCCFSGSQMINLRRNIISAQSSSDDPAGKSAAEEFAPLAVTFRRRLIVGIGSASLVAIGANFGGVTSFLLGLSPENSRRLRVDVVYPIGGYSRCIDPNEGFEFIYPSSWVGDQRLLYRAAEKLEYERSLDPPPLTDSTMDRRRRNVNEPVVAFGPPGSSGELNVSVIVSPVPLDFSIEAFGGPNEVGEAVIRTITRASKRSDLKGTLIQTTLREDLLTKYYELEFKVESTAFRRHNIAVCCARRGKLYTLNAQAPESEWAGLKSKMKTIANSFCLSA